A region of the Nocardia nova SH22a genome:
AAGTTCCATGCCTGACAGATCGGCACCTCGGAAGTCGAGATTGTCTCCGCCCAGCAGGTCTTCCACGACCGCATCGTCGTCCGACTGGTTGTAGAGTCCAGAAAAATAGGCTCGCAGGGACGCGGCAGTAACGTGATTGTCGGGCCAGCGTAGAACGTCGTCAGGTGAACGCGCGTAGGTAGATTTCACTGGGACCAGACTACCTTTCCTCGCCAGTTGGGATTGTTCTTGACCAGATCCTCCAGGTGTGCTTTGCGGTCGGGAGACATTCCATCGGGGTCGAGTATTATATGTTCTCCATCGGCAATATCGTCATTTATCATATCTACGAATTTTTCGTCTGACTGAGGCGGTATCGGCATGCCTGGTGTTTTTCTGTAGCTCGGCTGGAAATCGGGTGAGCTCTTCACATCCCATCGTTGGCCGGATGAATCTGTGAACTCACCCTGGTCCTCCCCGTTCGGTCCCGGCTTCGCTCGAGTGATCGGCCCGGGGATCAAGCCGTTGTGCTCGGCGCTCAGTCCGACTTCGGCTTCGCGCCGGGATTGTTTGGTTATTTTTCCGTTCTTCGCTGCGTCCTTCGCGAGTTCTTCGAGACGCCTCGAGTACTCTGGTGTGCCGGGAGAGTTCGAAGGGCTCACAGCGGCGCCATGGTCGTCGATGAGAAGGGCTCTCATTCCGATAATGGACGTTAGAGCGTTGATCGCCTTGTCCAAGTCGGTGGCAGGGACCGGCTCGAACGCGGTGATCTTCCTTTGGGCGTCGTGGACATCGCCGATGGATTTACTGAGTTCGGCTGCGTGATAGGCCCTTTCGATCGCTTCGACTGTGGCGGAGACAGCTTCGGTGACTTCTGCGGCGACACCTACCTCGGCTGCTCCAAGGGTAAACACCGACAGAGCACCGCCAACGGCTGCGGTGACCACGAAAGCCGTTGTCAGTTTGTTGATCGCCTCTGTGGCATGCGATCTTAGGTCATCAGTCGCCTGCCGGTAGCTGTCGATCGGCGCGGTGATGTTGCCCGCAGCCGTTGCCACGGTGTCGGCGCTGTTCTTCAGGGAGGTGAAATAGTCTTGAATGCGTTCCCGATGCCCGTCGTCACCCATCCCGTCGAACAGTGCGGACACTGCTGAGACGGTGGCGGCCGCGTTCGTGATTGTCTTGTTGGCAGCGAAAGCGCTCCACGTGTCGTGGGCAGTTCGCAGTCCGTGGCTGTTGCCGTTGGGGAGTTTTCCGAAGACCTGGATGAGTTTGGCGGACAGGTCGTTGAAGAACCCCTGCAACCCGCCCTTCTTCTCATATCCATCGCCATTGTCGCCAACGGCGCTGGGTAATGAGACTTTGTATTCTCCGACCTGACCGGTGTCCGGGCGAGGAGGGGGTGGATTGGATTTATTGGCAATGCCCCAGTTGTAGCCCTGCGCGTACAGGACGGCACCGTAGTTGGTCAGTGCATTCGCCAAGCTTGCGCACGCCTGTAGGGTCCGGTGGCTGACGTCGTCATAGGCGCGGCCCCAATCGCTGCATCCGGGGGCATCGCCTGCCATCTTCCGGCAGTCACCCTTCGCCGCCTCGTGGACGGGTCTATCCGCTTTACGGAGTTCGTCGGCAAGGTCGTGGCACTTCCTCGCAGCGTCGTAGTAGACCTCCCAGTCGACGATCACGTCACTGGCCGTTTTCGAACATGCGCCAATTGAGGTCCAAAGCGTACGAGTAGCTGCTGTGTGCGTCCTTGGCCGCGTCACTCATCTCGCGGACTCCGTCGACGAATTCTTGTGCGCCGCGTATCCATTCGCGGTGGGCATCGTCGTAGGCGCGAACGGCGACGCCTTCCCAGCCGGTACCTTGCAGGGCTGCAACGCGTTGTTCGATGTCGGTGAGGTGGTCGGCGATGAACCCGGCGAGCCCGGACAGGCGGGAGACGACCTGGTCGAGGTGATCGAGATCGACCGAGAATTGCGAACCCATGCTACGACGACCAGTCGAGTTTCGGGATGCCGAGTGCGTCGGCGCTTTCCTGGTCGACGGTGGCGAACGTGTCGGCGGTGACGCCGAGTTTTTCGGCCATGGTGGTCAGGGCCGCGAAGATCTGCCGACCGCCGTCGTGGACCTCGTCCCAGCCTTCGGAGAATTCGTCGGCGTAGTCCCCGGTCCAGCTGCCGTTCAATAGTTCGGCGACATCCTTTGCAGCGGAATCCAAAGCGCCGGAAAGAGTATCGGCCAGACCGTAGATATAGGTCCCGACGTCACGTACCTGATCCGGAACTACCGAAAACGCCCGGCCAGGACCTGGAACGTTCCCCCAACCCTCGCTCATGCCGTCATGCTAAACGATTGATCGACTGCTCGTCCAACGTCACTCGTGGGCGCCGACGGTGCATTTGTCCAGTTCATCGGCGGTTCAGGACGTGCGGGACCGCGTAGCGCTCTGCCGAGGCCATGAACCCGGTCTCAGCCGGTGTGGTCGGTCCACGCCGCTTATGCGATCGCATGAGTGTCGTCGCCGAGACAGGATCCGGCACCGTTGATTGTTTCGGCGATACGGTCGGATCGTGACTACCATCGGTGGCCACTGGGCGACCTTGTCGACGGAGTGGAGTCGGGTGTTGGGTGGGGAAGACGAGCGGCGCGGCACGATCGTCGAGTTCTGGCAGGCCGTGGAGATGTTCAGTCCGCAACGGGTGGACCAGCCCGATCGGCAGCAACGGGTCTTCCAGGTGGAAGCCGACGAACCATTGCCGTGGGATCCGGACCATGAACTGGCCCGCCTCGCCTTGCGCCCTCACCTGGCATGGCGTCACATCGTGTATGTGGGGATCTACCGTCTCGACGAAGTCTTCGAGGTGTTGTCGCAGCGTTTCGATCCCGATCCCGACAGCTACGACGAGCGGCCGGGTGGTGAGAGTGCCGTCGCCGCTTTCCTGATAGACGAAAATGGTTGCGCCGTACCGGGTTCGGATGTGCTGTCCAGCTGTGCCTGGGCGACCGGCCGCGCTGGTGGCGATGAGCCCGAACCGAAATGGATCGCAGATTTCCAGGACGCATCCCTCGAGTTCACTCGGCTCTGGCAGAAGGTGATCACCGCGGAGCGCACCGGCGTGCCCGTCGATGATTCAGCACGGCCGGTCCTGCGGGTATTCGACCGGGCCGTTCTCGACGAATGTCTCACCGCGGCGATCCAGGCGGCCGGGATCAGTGGAGTGCTGCCGGCGGCCGGTATTCGGGTCCGTAGTCAGATCGTGGCTCGGCGTACGGCGAACGAGGTGAACGGCCTCGATTTCCTGAACAGTTTCATCATGGACGATCTGGTCCGGGTCGGCGGCCACGTCACCCGGGGAGATGCCGGCGCGGCCCTGCGTGACTACCTGTGCCCGGAGGATCGGATATCGACCGGCGACCGAATCGATGTTCGAGAGCGGATCGACACCGTGCCGGAGCTGACCTCCCCGGCTGCGGTCCCGGCGGGTCGGTGGCCGAGCGATCCCGGCCATGCGCTCGCCCTGTCTCAACAGCTGGCCGTCAACACCGCGTTGGGGATGGGTGATACCGGCATCGTGGGTGTCAACGGCCCGCCCGGAACGGGGAAGACCACCATGTTGCGTGACATCATCAGCGCGCTTGTGGTGGAACGTGCCGCGCGGCTGGCGGCATTGCCGGATCCGGGTGCCGCATTCACCGGTGAGCGGATGCGCTGGAAGATCGGCGACTACACCCGTGTCGTCAGTGTGCTGAGGCCGGAGCTGACCGGGTTCGAGGTCGTTGTGGCTTCCTCGAACAACGGTGCAGTACAGAACGTGACCGATGAGATTCCCGCATCCGATGCGATCGGTGCCGACTGGGAGGGCGCGGCCGCTGAGGTGAACTACTTTCCCGAGATAGCTACCGCCCTGTTGGCGCCGGATCCGGCTGAACGGTCGTTGGAGGCAACCCCAGCTGCCACGATCGACGGCTGGGCACTGATGGCGGCGCGGCTCGGAAACAAGGCCAATCGCGGACGTTTCGTCGATGCGTTCTGGTACCACACCCCGGAATCCGCTGAGGACCAACAGGATTGGGCCGGCCTGCTGCCGATCCTCAAGTCCTGGGAAGCGGAGGCGTCGAAGCAGACCTGGGCGGAGGCGGTGGCGGCATTCCGAGCCGTCGAGACACGGGTCGAGACCATCCGCCGCTCTCGGTCTGCCGTCTATGCGCAGGTGACCAGGCGCAGGGAAGTGAAGCAGCAGCTCGAGACGACCACGGGGGACCTCGCGGCGGCTGCGGCGACCCTGGAGACCGCTCGCGGAGAACGTGATTCAGCGTTGCGAACCGCGAGTGAATGCGTCCGGGAAGCCGAACGGCTCGCTCGTGTTCAACAAGCTGCTGACGAGCAGGTCGCGCGGCAGCGCCGCGCCGCTGCGGAGCAAGCCGTCCGTGACAGCCGGGCGGAGGTCGAACGGATCGTCGACGGTCGCCGTGTCCGCGCCGAGGAATCAGTGCGGCGATGGGGAACGGAACTCGATCGGCGGGCCGCAACCCGGGACGAACACCGTGCGCTGCGGCCGGGGTGGTGGAAGATGTTGTGGTCCTTGGGGACCGCCGGTCGCGAGTGGAAACAGCGAGACTCATCGTTGGCCGCCCAGGTGCAACAGGCATCGCAGGCGGTGGTACAGGCACAGGCCGAATGGGAAGCGGTGCAGTGTGATCTCGCCATCGCCCGGTCGGCGGTTTCGACCGCCCAGCACGAGTTGACCGCGGCAACTCGTGCCCTGAGTGCCGGCATACCGCTTCCCTCGGTGGCCTATGAGCCGCTGGCCATCGCGAACCGAACCCTCGAACATGCCGAGCGCGAAGTCACCGCGGCAGCACAGGCATTGAGCCGGGTCGAACGACGCTTTCAAACGGAGCGAGAAGAACTGATAGCTCTGAGCGCGGCACTCGCCGACAATGCCGGACTGGGGACCTACTTCCCGGACGACACCTGGTGGACCGACCGGGTCCGCCGGGAATCGGCCGCCCCCTGGACCGATCCCGAATGGAATACCGCACGTAGTGAACTGTTGCTGGCGGCCTTGGCGCTGCATCGATCGTTCCTGCGGCAGATGCCCACCCGAATGCGCCAGAATCTGCAGGCCGCCATGGACATAGTCGGTGGTGGGGCGCCCCGCGACCTTTCGGCCGAGGCGGCGCAAGCGGCCTGGCAGAGTCTGTTCCTGGTGGTTCCGGTCGTTTCCACCACCTTCGCTTCTTACGGTCGGTTGTTCGGTCACCTGGAGCGAGAGGCTCTCGGCTGGTTGCTCATCGACGAAGCGGGACAGGCGACTCCGCAGAACGCGGTAGGTGCGCTGTGGCGGACCCGGCGGGCCGTTGTCGTTGGAGACCCCTTGCAGTTGGAACCGGTGACTACGCTCCCGTTCCGCACCGAGGATGCCCTTCGCACCGACTTCGGGGTAGACCCGCAGTGGAATCCCAGCGGGACGTCGGTGCAGCGCATCGCCGACCGGCTCACCCCACTGGGGACGTCGCTGCCGGATGACGAAGGGACGACGTGGGTGGGGGTTCCGCTCACCGTGCACCGGCGCTGCGATGCCCCGATGTTCGATATCGTCAACACGATCGCCTACGACGGCCTGATGATCAATGGCACCGGCACCGCTGCTCGTGAACGCTTCGACGCGACCTACCCGAGTCTTCCCGAATCCAAGTGGATCGACCTGGTCGGCGCCAGCGCACACGGGCACTGGATACCCGACGAGGGGCGGCAACTGGACCGGATTCTGCGGACACTCCATGATCTCGGCATCGCCATGTCGGAGGTCATGGTCATCAGCCCGTTCCGCGACGCCGCCCGCGAAATCGGCCGACGTGCCGGGGGCCGTCCCGGCCTGACCGCGGGCACGATCCATACCGCCCAGGGAAAGCAAGCCGACGTGGTGATCCTGGTTCTCGGCGGCGATCCGGCCCGTCCCGGCGCTCGGCGGTGGGCGGCGAGCAAACCCAATCTGCTCAATGTCGCAGTGAGCCGGGCGAAACGGCGGCTCTACGTGATCGGCGATCATGGGTCTTGGTCGCGCGAACGGTACTTCCGAACGTTGGCCAGGCATCTTCCACAGGCCGAGCCGGTGCGATGAACTCCGAATACGGTGCGGCCCAACCTCGATTCAGGTCGAATCCGTCCGCTCCAGTCTCTGGTCCATATACCCGGTGACCACAGGATTGCCTATCTCGGCCTGTGATCCGTTCCGCCATCGCCGAACCCAGCTGGTTCCTTTTCGCTCAACCACGACGGTGTGTTGCATGTCGATGCCGATGAGCATCCGGTCCGTGGAGACGAGTCGTCCATGATCGCGGGCTTCTCGTCGAGACGGACGGCGCAGGGTCACACATGCGGGACACAGGTGCAGACCCGGGTGCGGTTCGCGGGCGCAGCGGCGGCATAGCCACATTTCGCATGCGCCGCACTGCCGGAACCCGTCGACGCAGACGGGGCAGACCGTCTCCGTGCAGTAGCGGCACTGTGTGTAACCGGCACTGAAATGGCCTTCGCGGTCGACATATCCGGAATCCAAAACCATCCCCGTGGCGTCATCGAAGCGTCGGGCATCGGTCTCGGTCGGTGCTAGGAATTTCTCGAACCGGTGAACGGAGCGGCCGTCGACTCTGACGACTTCATCGATGTGCAACCCGATCTCGAGTACCGACCGTGAGACCTCGACTTGGTTTCCCAGTAGTTCGCTGAGATCGCGGTCGATGGCTTCGAGTCGAGGAACGCGAACTCTCACGGTTGGTTCTAGTGCGCGGAAGGCTTGAAAGGTTAAGTCTTGCAATACATCCCCGTCCGTAATCGACCCAATGGGACGTATTGACAGGGACCCGTCTGTCGCATTGTGCACGGTGGAGAGGCGTAGGTGATTCGGATCCGTGAAAGCGTCGACTATGTCGGTATCGCCCAGCCCCATCGACCGCGAAAGAATTGTCGCCGCCGGTGCCCGCGTCGAAGTCCGCAGCGTGAACCAAGCCGCTTGTTCGCCGAGACGGACACCCAAAGCGAGCATGGACGCGATGCCGACGACTGCGGCCGCGACGTTGCCGCTCGTCGCATACATGTGCACTGTCGGGTCGGGTTCCCATTCGCGCGAGACCCACTCGGGCAGATCCGATGAGGACCATCGGGCAATGGAGTCGTCGAATTCGGAATCTTCAATCTCTCGAACGCACACTCCGTCGGCGACGACGGCTACATCTCGCCCCTTCCGATGCCAAGCCATGACCAGGTCGAGTGGCGACGGAATCGCAACATCCGCAAACGATTCCAGTGCGACCGGCGCAGGGATGAGAACGGCCATCGGCTCGGTGACCGAATAGAACTCGTTGTTGACGACATCGACCAGGTCTTGTTCGGTGTCCGCCCGCGGGGTCGAACGACCTGACACACCGAGCTCGGCGACTGTCCAGCTCGCGTGATAGGACCTCTCGGAGTGGACGAGCAGATGAGGTTCTGCGAGCGGCTTCTCCGGAAGCAAGGGCGTGATGACAGGGTGAACCTGCGCTCGCAGCGTCCGGCTCGCTGCCAGGCGAATCCGATATCGGGTGTCCAACTCGCTGCGGCCGAACACAACCCACCGCGGTACCGACCTCTTCCGGACCAGTGCGTGTTCGATCGCGTCACCGCCGCGGTGCATGAGCGCCGAGGTGGCATCGGCATCGTGACCAACGAGGACCACTGCCCCGGCGGCGGCCAACTCCGAGGGGAGATCAGCCAACTCCGCCTCGGTTGCTGGAGCCAAGTGAGCGCACGCCGGACACAAATCGCCGGCCCGGCAGGATCGGCATATATCGCGTTCACAAAGAGGGCAGGCTTGCACCCTTGGGTTCCGGCCACACCCCGAGCACGGTTTGTCGTTGCACAGCAGGCAATGTTGTGATGGAACGTCGTGATTGTCCAGAACGCAGCGACGACATACGTACGCCGAGCAGTCTGGGCAGGGGATTGCCGCCAGGCGGGCTTCCGAATCGCATGCCGGGCACGCCCAGCTATCGCACGACTCGCAGCGGGCCTCGGAACCGACACTGTAGAAGTGTCCATCTCGGCAGACCCCGAAGTCCGACTCTCGGATTTCGGAGTTCCCGACAGCGGGCAGACTTGGGCGTCCGTCGAAGGTCGAATATGTGTGCGTCGCGGTGCCGTGGCCTCGCCACACTTCGACTACTTCGAATCCGTGACGCACGACATGGGTGAACGGTCGAGATGTCGCAGTCAACAGGGCATCGGCAAGCAGTTCCGGAACTGGGGAGAACTCGAGCTCTTCGCTGGCAGGCGGTGTTTGCAATGCCTGAACAGAGTCTTCGCCCGCCGGCACGACATCGTCGCCGGTTTCGATTTCTGCTACTTCGGCCGTCGGCTGGATCGTGCGCTCGACGAGTTCGCATGCTGTGGGCGATGGAAAGTTCTCGGTGAGCAAGGCAGGATCGAGCCTCCTGCGGCCGATCCTGCCTCCCGGCTCGCCGAGGGTTCTCAATAGCTTGAACCATACGACCTGATCGTTGGCGGTCGTAGATTCCGGGTGCGCGATCCATTGCGCATGCTCCGCACCATCGATCTGCGAACTGATCAGCACGGCCTCGTTGATGCGGTCGAGGAGGAGTTCTCGGTTCGCGAGCTGGGCTCTGGCGACTGTCGCGTCATACGGTGTGGGAGTCGGCCATTCGAGCATCGCGTGCTGGCGGTCGACGAGATTCAACGCGCCATCGTCATCGGCCACGTGGACTTCTTCGACCAGACAGTCCGACTCGAGATAGACGTCGGTGAACGTCGCCTGTTTGGTCACGACGACCCTAGGAGGCGCCGGTGGAGAAACCTCGTTGCGCAACACCCGAAGCAGTTGCTCGAGCTTTCTGTCGCTCTCTGCGGTAGCGGTTACGGGTTCGTACTCCGGGACAAATTCGCTCGCATCCACGTCGATATCCGAACCCGGGGTGTCCGACATCGACAGTTCGATGTTCACCGTGATCGCGCCGTCGATCCGGAGTCGGGCGGCATCGTCGGACTCGGCGCGCAGTGTCAGGTCACGAATGGTGACCCCGCAGTCCGGTGGAAGGTCGTTATGGGCTGCGTACGAACGCATTCGAGCCCGACCCGGGTCGTTGACATCGTCATCGCAGACGAGGACGACGGACTTGTCGTCTCCACATCGGGTCAGCTCAGCGAAGCGTTCTCCCACGAGCAGTGTCGTTTCGTTGTTGAGCAGCCAGGCGATTGCGTGGGGGGTGTCCAACTCCGGAGCACGCTCAGGAGCGGAGCACCTGGGACACAACCCGTCCGGGTCACGTCGGCAGGTACCGCAGACTGCGGTACCGCACGCCGGGCAATCCGCGAAGACTCCGTCGTCGCATGCACTACAGAGATCGCGGAGACAAGAGGGGCACCCGGTTGTCTCGCTTTCGTTCGCCCAATGAGCGCCTGCGCACACTGCCAGGACGGTGATCGGCGCTCCTGTTGATGCGCTTTGGACCGGGGGAGCCACTGCCAGACCCCACTCGTAGGTCAGAACGGCCTCGGCGCCGGCGGAGCCGGACCAGGTTTCTTCGACCAACCAGTCATCTTCGTCGAGCATGATCGACAGAGCCTTTGCCCGGGCTCGTACGTCCGGACGTCGGGTCAGTCTCTTTTCTTCGGACTCCAGTGCGCGCCGCAGTCTTTCTTTGTCGTCATATGGTGCCTCGGAGATCTGAGATTGATAGCCCGACCGAATTCGATCGAACTCGCGCGCCTGTTCCTCCTCGATTCGGGTCGACCGGTCGCGCCGGAGCCCTTCCAGTTGGGCAAGTGCTGCGTGCTCGAACTTCTTGACGACTTCTTCTGGCTTGTCGAACACGGCGGGAAGCGATTCGCCGTCGAGCAGTGGACGCCTCGGGAGCCGAATTTGGTTGTGGCCGTTGATCTCAGCAGTGATGATGTGCTCGGTTGTTTCCGCCTCGCCGATCGCGGCACGGAATGTCGCGTTGCCACTCCACGATCCGGAGGGAACAAGCCGGCGGCGCACGAGGCAGGTCCCCGGGGCATGCTGGAATGGCGTCGGTCCAGCGTCGGCAGGGATAACGGGGACGGTCGCGTAGAGATCGCCGCGCATCCGCAGCAGTCCGAGTAGCTCATCGAACACCGGTGATCCGACTGCGCAAAGCTCCGCATCGGCATGGTGCTCGAGGCCGAGCCTGTCGAAAGCCAGGTGCAGGATGGTCCGACCGCCGAGCTCCTGGGTGAACTCATCGTCGAACCGCACGGTCATGAATGCGCCATCGCCGCTGCCGGTGTCGTGCAAGATCGTCGTGTCCAGAGCGCTGAGAACCTGTCGTACCCAGGTCTGCACGCGACGTTGGCGCATGCGTGTCCGCTCGGAGACTTCCGGCATGAGCTCGACACTCGTGGCTGCGTCGATGTCCTTGCGATGTTCGAAAGCCGATGTCATCCAGTCACTCAGGCCACTGTCCGCGGCGATGAGTGTGGATGCGCTCTCACGAGCATCCACGAGCTCGGTCCCGAGCTTCGACAGCAGTTGTTGCATCTTCGTGTCGTCATCGGCGAAAAATGCTTCGAGGACACGTGATTCGAAGCTTTTCGAATTCGAATCGTCGAGCTCGCCGAGAATCGTGGTGACTTGGCCGAAGAGGAGTTCGAACATGCGCAGCTTCTCTGCAAGCAGGCGGTACACGTTCTCGTCGACCGTCCCACGAGCATAGAGATTCGCGATGAACACTTCGTCGCGCGGCTGCGTCAGGCGGTCGACACGACCGATCCGCTGTTCGATGCGCATCGGATTCCACGGCAGATCGTAATTGAGGACGCAGTTGCAGAACTGGAGGTTCTGTCCTTCGGCGCCCGCATCGGTGGAAATCATGACGGGCGAGTCACCAGAACGGAATGCCGCAACCGTCGCGGAGCGTTCGGTTGGGGACATCGACCCGTGAAATGCCCGGGCCGGCAGGCCTTCGGCTTCCATTCGTCGAAGCAGGCCGGTGACGGTATCCGTGTGCTGCGTGAATATCAGAACTCGACCGTGTTTCTGCAGCCAATCGCGGATGATTTCGAGTGCCTTGTCCTCGCGCGCGGAGGTTCGAATATCCATTGCTAGGTGACCTATTTCGGTCAACACCTCGCGAACTCGGTCATCCGAGTGCCGCTCCGCAATGCGAAATGCGGTGGTTCCCATCGAGAATGGGCTGGCGGTCAACCGAAGCGCAAGACTGCGTCGTCGCATCGCGTCATCTGGAGCACGCATCACGCTGCGCAGCAGATTGGCGCTGAGGGCGTAGAGTTCGCGTTCTCGCGGTCCGAGGTCGACGGGAACATCGACCGCTCGACGGACAACACGGTCGACACCCGCCTGAGCGCGCGTCGTGCGGATCATCGCGCTACTGATCAGTCGCCGAAGGCCAGCCGGGTCGTAGGGTGTGCGAGCATCCCACGACGTCATGTACTGGCGCCTGAACTCGTGGACAGACTGGAAAGTGCCGGGGCGCAGAAGTTCCACCAAGCGATAAAGCTCGAGCAGATCGTTCTGAACCGGGGTTGCCGTGAGGAACAGCGCATACCGGCACGCCGTGGTCAGAGCTGTGATCAGTTCGCGTGTCTTCTTGGCTCCTGAACCTGCCGCCCGATGAGCTTCGTCGATGATCACGATGTCCCAGGGCTGCTCGGTGAGCTGTGCGATTGCATTGCGACCGAGCGTGAGACTCAAGATCAGCTTGTCCTGCTGCTTCACCTCGACACCTCGACGTGCAATGTCGAAGCTGAGATAGAACTTGGTCTTCATCTCTTCGCACCACTGCTCGCGAAGCGGTGCAGGGCAAAGGATCAGAACCCGCTTCGCCAGACCGCGAAGGGTTAGCTCTTTTACCGCGAGCCCCGCCTCGATCGTCTTGCCGAGACCGACCTCATCGGCAAGAATCGCCCGTCCCCGCAAGCGCGACAATGCATGCCGAGCCACGGCCTCCTGGTGCGGCATTCGGTCGACATTCGCCACATCGACCGCGAGTAACTCCTCGAAGTCGTCCAGCGTCGCCAACTCCTCGCCCTGCAGGCGAAGTTCGAACAATTCGGAGGGGTCGAATCCGGCCGCCTCGAGTTGCTCGCCCAACAGATTGCGGGCTTCCTCGAGGAATCCAACGGTCTTCCCCTGCGCGGATGTCCAGTCGTATTCGGAGTCGGCGTGGAACTGACGATCTACGGTCTTCTTCCGATCCAGCCGTGTCTGCAGGCTCGATTTCGCGGGCGTTGGAGGA
Encoded here:
- a CDS encoding DEAD/DEAH box helicase, which encodes MTTIGGHWATLSTEWSRVLGGEDERRGTIVEFWQAVEMFSPQRVDQPDRQQRVFQVEADEPLPWDPDHELARLALRPHLAWRHIVYVGIYRLDEVFEVLSQRFDPDPDSYDERPGGESAVAAFLIDENGCAVPGSDVLSSCAWATGRAGGDEPEPKWIADFQDASLEFTRLWQKVITAERTGVPVDDSARPVLRVFDRAVLDECLTAAIQAAGISGVLPAAGIRVRSQIVARRTANEVNGLDFLNSFIMDDLVRVGGHVTRGDAGAALRDYLCPEDRISTGDRIDVRERIDTVPELTSPAAVPAGRWPSDPGHALALSQQLAVNTALGMGDTGIVGVNGPPGTGKTTMLRDIISALVVERAARLAALPDPGAAFTGERMRWKIGDYTRVVSVLRPELTGFEVVVASSNNGAVQNVTDEIPASDAIGADWEGAAAEVNYFPEIATALLAPDPAERSLEATPAATIDGWALMAARLGNKANRGRFVDAFWYHTPESAEDQQDWAGLLPILKSWEAEASKQTWAEAVAAFRAVETRVETIRRSRSAVYAQVTRRREVKQQLETTTGDLAAAAATLETARGERDSALRTASECVREAERLARVQQAADEQVARQRRAAAEQAVRDSRAEVERIVDGRRVRAEESVRRWGTELDRRAATRDEHRALRPGWWKMLWSLGTAGREWKQRDSSLAAQVQQASQAVVQAQAEWEAVQCDLAIARSAVSTAQHELTAATRALSAGIPLPSVAYEPLAIANRTLEHAEREVTAAAQALSRVERRFQTEREELIALSAALADNAGLGTYFPDDTWWTDRVRRESAAPWTDPEWNTARSELLLAALALHRSFLRQMPTRMRQNLQAAMDIVGGGAPRDLSAEAAQAAWQSLFLVVPVVSTTFASYGRLFGHLEREALGWLLIDEAGQATPQNAVGALWRTRRAVVVGDPLQLEPVTTLPFRTEDALRTDFGVDPQWNPSGTSVQRIADRLTPLGTSLPDDEGTTWVGVPLTVHRRCDAPMFDIVNTIAYDGLMINGTGTAARERFDATYPSLPESKWIDLVGASAHGHWIPDEGRQLDRILRTLHDLGIAMSEVMVISPFRDAAREIGRRAGGRPGLTAGTIHTAQGKQADVVILVLGGDPARPGARRWAASKPNLLNVAVSRAKRRLYVIGDHGSWSRERYFRTLARHLPQAEPVR
- a CDS encoding WXG100 family type VII secretion target; this translates as MGSQFSVDLDHLDQVVSRLSGLAGFIADHLTDIEQRVAALQGTGWEGVAVRAYDDAHREWIRGAQEFVDGVREMSDAAKDAHSSYSYALDLNWRMFENGQ
- a CDS encoding WXG100 family type VII secretion target; this translates as MSEGWGNVPGPGRAFSVVPDQVRDVGTYIYGLADTLSGALDSAAKDVAELLNGSWTGDYADEFSEGWDEVHDGGRQIFAALTTMAEKLGVTADTFATVDQESADALGIPKLDWSS
- a CDS encoding SNF2-related protein, giving the protein MIEKRITQAMLEVGDLALTERECFALALPEHSTTLTIELEGEEFGAQWNGRSRHLGGDLLAERLQDYGQDGGLLRLRAVGSVYRLVLLPQGTPAQISVSAAPPTPAKSSLQTRLDRKKTVDRQFHADSEYDWTSAQGKTVGFLEEARNLLGEQLEAAGFDPSELFELRLQGEELATLDDFEELLAVDVANVDRMPHQEAVARHALSRLRGRAILADEVGLGKTIEAGLAVKELTLRGLAKRVLILCPAPLREQWCEEMKTKFYLSFDIARRGVEVKQQDKLILSLTLGRNAIAQLTEQPWDIVIIDEAHRAAGSGAKKTRELITALTTACRYALFLTATPVQNDLLELYRLVELLRPGTFQSVHEFRRQYMTSWDARTPYDPAGLRRLISSAMIRTTRAQAGVDRVVRRAVDVPVDLGPRERELYALSANLLRSVMRAPDDAMRRRSLALRLTASPFSMGTTAFRIAERHSDDRVREVLTEIGHLAMDIRTSAREDKALEIIRDWLQKHGRVLIFTQHTDTVTGLLRRMEAEGLPARAFHGSMSPTERSATVAAFRSGDSPVMISTDAGAEGQNLQFCNCVLNYDLPWNPMRIEQRIGRVDRLTQPRDEVFIANLYARGTVDENVYRLLAEKLRMFELLFGQVTTILGELDDSNSKSFESRVLEAFFADDDTKMQQLLSKLGTELVDARESASTLIAADSGLSDWMTSAFEHRKDIDAATSVELMPEVSERTRMRQRRVQTWVRQVLSALDTTILHDTGSGDGAFMTVRFDDEFTQELGGRTILHLAFDRLGLEHHADAELCAVGSPVFDELLGLLRMRGDLYATVPVIPADAGPTPFQHAPGTCLVRRRLVPSGSWSGNATFRAAIGEAETTEHIITAEINGHNQIRLPRRPLLDGESLPAVFDKPEEVVKKFEHAALAQLEGLRRDRSTRIEEEQAREFDRIRSGYQSQISEAPYDDKERLRRALESEEKRLTRRPDVRARAKALSIMLDEDDWLVEETWSGSAGAEAVLTYEWGLAVAPPVQSASTGAPITVLAVCAGAHWANESETTGCPSCLRDLCSACDDGVFADCPACGTAVCGTCRRDPDGLCPRCSAPERAPELDTPHAIAWLLNNETTLLVGERFAELTRCGDDKSVVLVCDDDVNDPGRARMRSYAAHNDLPPDCGVTIRDLTLRAESDDAARLRIDGAITVNIELSMSDTPGSDIDVDASEFVPEYEPVTATAESDRKLEQLLRVLRNEVSPPAPPRVVVTKQATFTDVYLESDCLVEEVHVADDDGALNLVDRQHAMLEWPTPTPYDATVARAQLANRELLLDRINEAVLISSQIDGAEHAQWIAHPESTTANDQVVWFKLLRTLGEPGGRIGRRRLDPALLTENFPSPTACELVERTIQPTAEVAEIETGDDVVPAGEDSVQALQTPPASEELEFSPVPELLADALLTATSRPFTHVVRHGFEVVEVWRGHGTATHTYSTFDGRPSLPAVGNSEIRESDFGVCRDGHFYSVGSEARCESCDSWACPACDSEARLAAIPCPDCSAYVCRRCVLDNHDVPSQHCLLCNDKPCSGCGRNPRVQACPLCERDICRSCRAGDLCPACAHLAPATEAELADLPSELAAAGAVVLVGHDADATSALMHRGGDAIEHALVRKRSVPRWVVFGRSELDTRYRIRLAASRTLRAQVHPVITPLLPEKPLAEPHLLVHSERSYHASWTVAELGVSGRSTPRADTEQDLVDVVNNEFYSVTEPMAVLIPAPVALESFADVAIPSPLDLVMAWHRKGRDVAVVADGVCVREIEDSEFDDSIARWSSSDLPEWVSREWEPDPTVHMYATSGNVAAAVVGIASMLALGVRLGEQAAWFTLRTSTRAPAATILSRSMGLGDTDIVDAFTDPNHLRLSTVHNATDGSLSIRPIGSITDGDVLQDLTFQAFRALEPTVRVRVPRLEAIDRDLSELLGNQVEVSRSVLEIGLHIDEVVRVDGRSVHRFEKFLAPTETDARRFDDATGMVLDSGYVDREGHFSAGYTQCRYCTETVCPVCVDGFRQCGACEMWLCRRCAREPHPGLHLCPACVTLRRPSRREARDHGRLVSTDRMLIGIDMQHTVVVERKGTSWVRRWRNGSQAEIGNPVVTGYMDQRLERTDST